One region of Salvia miltiorrhiza cultivar Shanhuang (shh) chromosome 3, IMPLAD_Smil_shh, whole genome shotgun sequence genomic DNA includes:
- the LOC131018654 gene encoding uncharacterized protein LOC131018654: MVYGKRCHLPVELEHKAFWAVNKVNYDWNKAGQARRLEIQELEKIRREAYDNAVLYKERMKKSHDALITNKQFSFGQKVLLYQTRFKFAKGKLSTKWTGPFEVQAQFPNGAVEVKNPKSGAVFKVNGQRLKAYYGHKPNIGAELDPSLATNHLG, from the coding sequence ATGGTGTATGGCAAGAGGTGCCACCTACCGGTAGAACTGGAGCACAAGGCTTTTTGGGCAGTCAATAAGGTGAACTATGACTGGAATAAAGCAGGGCAAGCAAGGAGGCTTGAGATTCAAGAGTTAGAGAAAATCAGAAGAGAGGCATATGACAATGCAGTTCTCTACAAGGAAAGAATGAAGAAAAGCCACGATGCCCTGATCACCAACAAGCAGTTCAGCTTTGGGCAAAAGGTACTTTTGTACCAAACTCGGTTCAAATTTGCCAAAGGCAAGCTGAGTACTAAATGGACTGGACCATTTGAAGTACAAGCCCAATTCCCAAATGGGGCCGTCGAAGTCAAGAATCCAAAGTCAGGAGCAGTGTTCAAGGTGAATGGACAGAGACTGAAAGCCTATTATGGGCACAAACCAAACATTGGGGCGGAGCTAGATCCTTCCCTAGCAACAAATCACCTGGGATAA